In the genome of Oxalobacter aliiformigenes, one region contains:
- a CDS encoding LysR family transcriptional regulator yields MIDSELTIRKLEIFLAFMEKRNIARTAEMLGISGVSVHRALHSLEDVLRCPLFVQDGRNLRPLPAARTLAHYAKEMVLVIRRAIDATREAAGYGRGRMKLGCLYSLTTELVPRLIMGLKRRRPEMEIDLSMNSSRELLAQLNEGQLDAILVSLPGKKVELAGLETLPLFEDTFYLAVPLSSSVPLAEPVELADLKEEKFVTMNDGFATAQCFSDAFAEAGFEPVVVTRLNDIFSLMNMVQAGVGLSLVPRRIGKVFDSSVRLVGLAEKYRKKQTVALVFPKSRERDPDILALVAEARMMARHSTG; encoded by the coding sequence ATGATCGATAGTGAACTGACAATCCGCAAGCTGGAAATTTTTCTGGCTTTCATGGAAAAACGGAATATCGCCCGGACGGCTGAAATGCTCGGCATCAGCGGGGTGAGTGTCCACCGTGCCCTTCATTCGCTCGAAGATGTGCTGAGATGCCCTCTTTTCGTGCAGGATGGGCGCAATCTGCGTCCCCTGCCCGCTGCACGGACGCTGGCGCATTATGCCAAAGAGATGGTTCTGGTGATTCGCCGGGCAATCGACGCGACGCGTGAGGCGGCGGGTTATGGCCGTGGCCGGATGAAACTGGGATGTCTTTATTCCCTGACGACGGAACTGGTGCCGCGATTGATCATGGGATTGAAGCGCAGACGTCCGGAAATGGAAATCGACCTGTCGATGAACTCGAGCCGCGAACTGCTGGCGCAACTCAATGAAGGACAACTCGACGCCATTCTGGTATCACTGCCCGGAAAGAAGGTAGAGCTGGCCGGTCTGGAAACGCTGCCGTTGTTCGAGGATACATTTTATCTGGCTGTCCCGCTCTCGTCTTCGGTTCCGCTGGCGGAACCCGTGGAACTGGCGGATCTGAAGGAAGAAAAATTCGTGACCATGAACGACGGTTTCGCGACGGCGCAATGTTTCAGCGACGCGTTTGCGGAAGCCGGGTTTGAACCGGTCGTCGTGACCCGCCTGAACGATATTTTTTCCCTGATGAACATGGTGCAGGCCGGGGTCGGCCTGTCGCTGGTTCCGCGCCGTATCGGAAAGGTATTCGACAGTTCGGTGCGTCTGGTGGGGCTGGCGGAAAAATACCGGAAGAAACAGACGGTTGCGCTGGTTTTCCCGAAAAGCCGTGAACGGGATCCGGATATTCTTGCACTCGTGGCAGAGGCGCGCATGATGGCCCGTCATTCCACCGGCTGA
- a CDS encoding copper resistance protein NlpE gives MKRFSLFLLSLFMLAILAACSKSEKDVAPPQGMYAGTLPCADCPGIKTAITFDQDGSVVETQLYENTDGASLSQGGTWKMDKGIVTVTFPFDTQYFIVKSADAIEMTDKDGKRSETLSEQYTLKKVAPKVASDFAGRYRLAGDRMLDGSGETLTILGNAQNGVTVTFSADGVEEGCTFNGQGKIVNDQVEIPLQTVNPDLKSTLVIRSTGPDSMNVFTSKANDKNDLGLFCTNGKTLAGDYVKAK, from the coding sequence ATGAAACGATTTTCTTTATTTCTGTTGAGCCTCTTTATGCTGGCGATACTGGCGGCCTGCAGCAAGTCGGAAAAAGATGTGGCACCGCCGCAAGGTATGTATGCCGGAACATTGCCATGCGCCGATTGCCCGGGCATCAAGACGGCCATTACGTTCGATCAGGACGGTTCGGTCGTCGAAACCCAGCTTTATGAAAATACCGATGGCGCTTCCCTTTCCCAGGGCGGCACCTGGAAAATGGACAAGGGAATCGTGACGGTCACTTTTCCGTTCGATACCCAGTATTTCATTGTCAAATCGGCTGATGCGATCGAAATGACGGACAAGGACGGCAAACGTTCCGAAACGTTGTCCGAACAGTATACGTTAAAGAAGGTGGCACCCAAGGTCGCTTCCGACTTCGCCGGCCGCTACCGGCTCGCCGGCGACCGGATGCTTGACGGAAGCGGTGAAACATTGACTATTCTGGGCAATGCGCAAAACGGTGTGACCGTTACTTTTTCCGCCGATGGCGTAGAGGAAGGCTGTACTTTCAACGGACAGGGCAAAATCGTCAACGATCAGGTCGAAATTCCCCTGCAAACGGTCAATCCCGATCTGAAGAGTACGCTGGTTATCCGTTCGACCGGTCCGGATTCGATGAATGTTTTCACCTCCAAGGCGAACGACAAGAACGATCTGGGATTGTTCTGCACGAACGGCAAAACGCTGGCCGGCGATTATGTCAAGGCCAAATGA
- a CDS encoding malonate decarboxylase holo-ACP synthase, giving the protein MKSAVMPSSGPTGRLLCRPHDLLWIAGREAFVSRKPLPSWVDSRWHDDMPVVVRRDDRKSGLIPIGIRGKTRAERAAAWISPESVRKIVSPESLVSDTGKLATSPFANTRPVQALLHLAKWMETWHWGVTGSCGYALATGTPVMHDDSDLDLLIRCPEPVNPAIFEELAGKLAALSCRTDIQIETPTGAFALQEWLRRRGEGTGCRILLKTDHGPILTTDPWRSVQSAKREIS; this is encoded by the coding sequence ATGAAATCCGCCGTCATGCCATCGTCAGGACCAACAGGCAGACTGCTCTGCCGGCCTCACGATCTGCTGTGGATTGCCGGCAGGGAAGCATTCGTTTCCCGGAAACCGTTGCCGTCATGGGTCGATTCACGGTGGCATGACGACATGCCGGTCGTCGTCAGACGCGACGACCGGAAAAGCGGCCTGATCCCGATCGGCATCCGCGGTAAAACACGGGCCGAACGGGCAGCGGCATGGATTTCCCCGGAATCGGTCCGAAAGATCGTTTCTCCCGAATCCCTGGTATCGGATACCGGCAAGCTGGCCACGTCTCCCTTTGCGAATACCCGGCCGGTTCAGGCACTCCTGCATCTGGCGAAGTGGATGGAAACATGGCATTGGGGAGTCACCGGCAGTTGTGGGTATGCCCTGGCAACCGGCACCCCGGTCATGCACGACGACAGCGATCTCGATCTGCTCATCCGCTGTCCGGAACCGGTCAACCCTGCGATTTTTGAGGAACTGGCCGGAAAACTGGCTGCGCTGTCATGCAGGACGGACATCCAGATCGAGACGCCGACCGGTGCATTTGCGTTGCAAGAATGGTTGCGCCGGCGTGGGGAAGGTACCGGCTGCCGCATTCTGCTGAAAACGGATCACGGACCGATACTGACTACCGATCCCTGGCGATCAGTCCAATCTGCCAAGCGAGAAATATCATGA
- the mdcE gene encoding biotin-independent malonate decarboxylase subunit gamma, giving the protein MNTPDKTNGASRGDIWFDLLAGDFVQRAGQCPSVRVADGTLHGEPVRAIAVVPDPGNHYPRAVRGEVGLLEGWTLGKTVAEAVEQDRGKSVKRTILAIIDVPSQAYGRREEAFGIHLALAAAAGAYATARLAGHPVIGLIVGKAMSGAFLAHGYQANRLIAINDRGVMIHAMGKASAARITLRTVEALEKLASAIPPMAYDIANYKTLGLLEELIDVADPVHPTAVEVENARNAVLRAIESTRAGGVTLSNRLGSPNRASTSLVRERMREQWRE; this is encoded by the coding sequence ATGAATACCCCCGACAAAACAAACGGCGCCAGTCGTGGCGACATCTGGTTTGACCTGCTCGCTGGCGATTTTGTACAACGGGCAGGGCAATGCCCTTCCGTGAGAGTCGCCGACGGCACATTGCACGGTGAGCCGGTCCGTGCCATTGCCGTCGTTCCCGATCCCGGAAACCATTACCCCCGTGCCGTCCGGGGCGAGGTCGGGCTTCTGGAAGGCTGGACTCTCGGAAAGACAGTCGCCGAAGCTGTCGAACAGGACCGGGGAAAATCCGTGAAGCGGACCATTCTCGCCATCATCGACGTTCCCAGCCAGGCATATGGCCGAAGGGAAGAAGCATTCGGCATCCATCTGGCACTGGCCGCCGCAGCGGGAGCCTATGCCACGGCGCGGCTGGCAGGGCACCCCGTTATCGGGCTGATCGTGGGCAAGGCCATGTCCGGCGCCTTTCTGGCACACGGGTATCAGGCCAACCGGCTGATCGCCATCAACGACAGGGGTGTCATGATTCATGCCATGGGCAAGGCGTCCGCGGCCCGGATCACCCTGCGGACGGTCGAGGCACTGGAAAAACTGGCTTCCGCCATCCCGCCGATGGCTTATGACATCGCCAACTACAAAACACTCGGTCTGCTGGAAGAGCTGATCGACGTCGCCGATCCTGTGCATCCGACTGCCGTGGAAGTGGAGAATGCCAGAAATGCGGTACTTCGGGCGATCGAAAGCACCCGCGCCGGCGGTGTGACCCTGTCCAACCGTCTGGGTTCGCCCAACCGCGCCAGTACATCGCTTGTGCGCGAACGGATGCGCGAACAGTGGCGGGAATGA
- a CDS encoding SDR family NAD(P)-dependent oxidoreductase, with product MDRFAGKVVVITGAANGIGAAAARRFSSEGATVVLADYVAGDVMKMAATLPEDRTTAMVVDVSDPKAVEKMIEDTVRKYGKLDVMINNAGVHVVGSVLETSLDDWRRISGINIDGVVYGAKFSLPHLIRSKGCMINTSSVSGLGGDWGAAFYCASKGAVANLTRAMALDHGLSGVRINAVCPSLVKTNMTSGFDVAVQEKFNERIPLGRAAQPEEVASVMAFLASDDASFVNGACIPVDGGATASDGQPKIA from the coding sequence ATGGATCGTTTTGCAGGTAAAGTGGTTGTTATTACGGGAGCCGCCAACGGCATCGGTGCGGCGGCAGCCAGACGGTTTTCTTCCGAAGGCGCGACGGTCGTTCTGGCCGATTACGTAGCAGGCGATGTCATGAAAATGGCGGCCACCCTTCCGGAGGACAGGACGACGGCCATGGTGGTCGATGTGTCTGATCCGAAAGCCGTCGAGAAAATGATAGAGGATACCGTCAGAAAATACGGAAAGCTCGATGTCATGATCAACAATGCCGGGGTACATGTGGTCGGATCGGTTCTGGAAACCTCGCTGGATGACTGGCGGCGCATTTCCGGCATCAATATCGACGGAGTGGTTTACGGGGCCAAGTTTTCCCTGCCCCATCTGATCAGATCGAAAGGCTGCATGATCAATACTTCGTCCGTGTCCGGACTGGGCGGCGACTGGGGTGCCGCTTTCTATTGCGCATCCAAGGGAGCTGTCGCCAACCTGACCCGTGCCATGGCACTGGATCATGGACTTTCCGGCGTACGCATCAATGCCGTTTGCCCCAGCCTGGTCAAAACCAATATGACCAGCGGTTTCGATGTCGCGGTTCAGGAAAAATTCAATGAACGCATTCCGCTTGGCCGTGCGGCACAACCGGAAGAAGTGGCTTCGGTCATGGCGTTTCTGGCGAGCGACGATGCCAGTTTCGTCAACGGGGCCTGTATTCCGGTCGATGGCGGAGCGACCGCATCGGATGGCCAACCGAAAATCGCATGA
- a CDS encoding glutamine amidotransferase: MPHYNIQNNEQERKMAILIIDMGIPPGKIPEQCGTASRWFLDALGEIGKKADVVHPWRDEELPVPTAVSGAVITGSWSMVTDEEPWSEKTAEWIRQALFFDIPLFGVCYGHQLMAHALGGTVGDNPEGGEKGTFNVTLTEKGRNNLLLDGFPDRFPAYLFHQQSVLVPPSGCDVLATSEKDACQMLRYGTSAFSVQFHPEFTANILKAACTDDAGENGLTTCTIIPETLWSRKILHNFCRIVEDIG; encoded by the coding sequence ATGCCACACTACAATATACAAAACAACGAACAGGAAAGAAAAATGGCGATTCTGATTATCGACATGGGCATACCTCCCGGAAAAATACCGGAACAGTGCGGGACGGCTTCCCGCTGGTTTCTTGACGCACTGGGCGAAATCGGCAAGAAAGCGGACGTGGTACATCCCTGGAGAGACGAGGAACTGCCGGTTCCCACCGCCGTATCCGGAGCGGTCATCACCGGTTCGTGGAGCATGGTGACCGACGAGGAGCCCTGGAGCGAGAAAACCGCCGAATGGATCCGTCAGGCTCTTTTTTTCGATATCCCCCTTTTCGGGGTCTGTTACGGGCACCAGCTGATGGCCCATGCACTGGGTGGTACGGTCGGCGACAACCCCGAAGGCGGCGAAAAGGGCACTTTTAACGTGACGCTGACTGAAAAAGGCAGGAACAACCTGCTGCTGGACGGTTTTCCCGACCGGTTCCCGGCGTATCTTTTCCACCAGCAAAGCGTTCTGGTGCCACCTTCCGGCTGTGACGTGCTGGCCACATCGGAAAAGGATGCCTGCCAGATGCTGCGTTATGGAACCAGCGCCTTTTCCGTGCAGTTTCACCCCGAATTCACGGCAAACATCCTGAAAGCCGCCTGTACCGATGACGCCGGAGAAAACGGATTGACAACTTGTACCATCATCCCTGAAACACTCTGGTCTCGGAAAATACTGCACAATTTCTGCCGTATCGTCGAAGATATCGGGTAA
- a CDS encoding LexA family protein encodes MKRLYEAAKVLKHVYGQSELARLFNVSPQTIHNWQARGISKQGMLKAQEMVGCSASWLETGMGQMSLIQASSIMVGNNIQIPLITSEQAARFSRTSRNSALLQEPRAWLFTQLSLSARSFAMETSGSAMAPEFEEGDWIIVDPMVEPEPGDFVVARYGTKDTAILRKYRPRGLDASHKMLFELVPLNDDHPCIRSHIDSVEIIGTVAEHRKFRKKKPDCAGGNSSGDTVFWSRPKRT; translated from the coding sequence ATGAAACGTCTATATGAAGCGGCAAAGGTTCTGAAGCATGTATACGGGCAGTCGGAACTGGCACGTTTGTTTAACGTGTCGCCGCAAACGATCCATAACTGGCAGGCAAGAGGCATTTCAAAACAGGGAATGCTCAAAGCGCAGGAAATGGTCGGCTGTTCGGCTTCCTGGCTGGAGACCGGCATGGGACAGATGTCTCTTATTCAGGCATCTTCGATTATGGTCGGGAACAACATCCAGATTCCCCTGATCACTTCCGAACAGGCGGCCAGATTCAGCCGGACTTCCCGCAATTCCGCCCTGTTGCAGGAACCGCGTGCATGGCTTTTTACCCAGTTGTCCCTTTCCGCACGGTCTTTCGCCATGGAAACGTCGGGATCCGCCATGGCGCCGGAATTCGAGGAAGGCGACTGGATCATCGTGGATCCGATGGTCGAACCCGAACCGGGCGATTTTGTCGTGGCAAGATATGGAACGAAAGATACGGCCATTTTGAGGAAGTACCGTCCGCGCGGGCTGGATGCTTCGCACAAGATGCTTTTCGAACTCGTTCCCTTAAATGATGACCATCCCTGTATCCGCTCGCATATCGATTCGGTTGAGATAATCGGAACGGTAGCCGAGCATCGCAAGTTCAGGAAAAAGAAACCGGATTGTGCCGGAGGGAATTCATCCGGGGATACCGTTTTTTGGTCCAGACCAAAAAGAACGTGA
- the mdcH gene encoding malonate decarboxylase subunit epsilon, protein MNRILFTFPGQGAQIPGMLHELDRVISCKHWFDRAGDVLGENVLTLDTAEALGRTRAVQLCILIAGVACADWLIREKSMPDFVSGLSIGAFPAAVTSGALAFDDALRLVSLRGELMENACPAGYGLSAIGGLPERSVRELVEAVHSPEHPVFVANLNAADQFVIAGSDEAMRRVLELAREKGATGTDRLAVAVPSHCPLLGEASRILAGAFRDIRLRRPSIAYLSGSTGRVLWQPERIADDLAFNMARPLHWADAMTAAYERGVRLAVEMPPGSVLTGLAKRIMEQGEAIACQQQPLQTVLELVRRLKTG, encoded by the coding sequence ATGAACAGAATTCTTTTCACATTTCCCGGACAGGGAGCGCAGATTCCCGGCATGCTGCATGAACTCGACCGGGTCATTTCCTGCAAGCACTGGTTCGACAGGGCAGGTGACGTCCTCGGCGAGAATGTCCTGACGCTGGACACCGCCGAAGCACTCGGGCGGACGCGTGCCGTCCAGCTCTGCATTCTGATCGCGGGAGTGGCCTGCGCCGACTGGCTGATCCGCGAGAAAAGCATGCCGGACTTCGTTTCCGGACTGTCGATCGGCGCTTTTCCCGCAGCGGTGACCTCCGGTGCGCTTGCCTTCGACGATGCCCTCAGGCTGGTTTCCCTGCGTGGGGAATTGATGGAAAATGCTTGTCCTGCAGGATATGGCCTTTCCGCCATCGGCGGCCTGCCCGAACGGTCCGTCAGGGAACTGGTTGAAGCCGTCCATTCACCCGAACATCCCGTTTTCGTCGCCAACCTCAACGCCGCCGACCAGTTCGTGATCGCCGGTTCGGATGAGGCCATGAGGCGGGTACTGGAACTGGCGCGTGAAAAAGGCGCGACCGGAACCGACCGGCTGGCCGTCGCCGTCCCTTCCCATTGTCCGTTGCTGGGTGAAGCGTCCCGGATACTGGCCGGAGCATTTCGCGACATCCGCCTCAGGCGGCCGTCCATCGCCTACCTGAGCGGCAGTACCGGCCGGGTACTCTGGCAACCCGAACGCATCGCCGACGATCTGGCCTTCAATATGGCACGTCCCCTTCACTGGGCCGACGCCATGACGGCGGCCTATGAAAGAGGCGTTCGGCTGGCGGTTGAAATGCCGCCCGGATCGGTTCTGACAGGACTCGCGAAACGGATCATGGAACAGGGCGAAGCCATCGCCTGCCAGCAACAACCGTTGCAAACCGTTCTGGAACTGGTGAGGCGGCTGAAAACAGGCTGA
- a CDS encoding biotin-independent malonate decarboxylase subunit beta: MNDTRFIELSARDRARGLLDAGTFRELLGPFDYVMSPWLEPQGIIPQADDGMVVAKGTLSGKPAVVIAIEGTFQGGSMGEVSGAKMAAALELAVEDNRNGIPTQAVLCLETGGVRLQEANLGLAAIADIHAAIVDLRRHVPVIGIIAGTVGCFGGMSIAAALCSYLIVTREARLGLNGPQVIEQEAGIGEYDSRDRPFIWSLTGGEARFRNGFVDALVDDSLSAVKTATIACIEKGRPGSLRCEQIDGYLSKLNAFDTRQQADARLTAELFGKGDRS; this comes from the coding sequence ATGAATGACACCCGTTTTATCGAACTGTCCGCCCGTGACCGGGCCAGAGGACTGCTGGACGCCGGAACCTTCCGGGAATTGCTCGGGCCGTTCGACTATGTCATGTCGCCCTGGCTCGAACCACAAGGCATCATTCCACAGGCCGATGACGGCATGGTCGTCGCCAAAGGCACTCTTTCGGGAAAACCGGCCGTCGTGATCGCTATCGAAGGAACTTTCCAGGGCGGCAGTATGGGCGAAGTGTCCGGCGCCAAAATGGCGGCTGCCCTGGAACTGGCGGTGGAAGATAACAGAAACGGCATTCCGACACAGGCCGTCCTCTGTCTTGAAACCGGCGGGGTACGCCTTCAGGAAGCCAACCTCGGACTGGCGGCCATTGCCGACATTCATGCCGCCATCGTCGATTTGCGACGCCATGTGCCGGTCATCGGCATCATTGCCGGCACCGTCGGCTGTTTCGGTGGCATGTCGATCGCGGCAGCCCTGTGCAGCTATCTGATCGTGACACGCGAAGCACGCCTCGGGCTGAACGGCCCACAGGTCATCGAGCAGGAAGCCGGCATCGGAGAATACGACTCGCGCGACCGTCCGTTCATCTGGAGCCTGACAGGTGGTGAAGCCCGGTTCAGAAACGGTTTTGTCGACGCGCTTGTGGACGATTCTCTCTCTGCCGTCAAGACAGCCACTATCGCCTGTATCGAAAAAGGACGTCCCGGCAGCCTGCGCTGCGAACAGATTGACGGCTATCTCTCGAAACTGAACGCTTTCGATACCCGCCAGCAGGCAGACGCCAGACTCACCGCGGAATTATTCGGAAAAGGAGATCGCTCATGA
- the mdcC gene encoding malonate decarboxylase acyl carrier protein, with product MERITLEYPGYGKAGKKALAGVVGSGDMEALFEPDTAGKLAISITTSVDGSTPRWQRLFERLAGGRSLPAGRLVIHDFGATPGVARLRIEQVFEEAHHE from the coding sequence ATGGAACGTATCACACTGGAATATCCCGGCTATGGAAAAGCCGGAAAAAAAGCGCTGGCCGGTGTCGTCGGTTCCGGCGACATGGAAGCCCTGTTCGAACCGGATACGGCCGGAAAACTGGCCATATCCATCACCACATCGGTTGACGGCAGCACACCCCGCTGGCAACGGCTCTTCGAACGGCTGGCCGGCGGCCGTTCCCTGCCTGCCGGCCGGCTGGTCATCCACGATTTCGGTGCGACACCCGGTGTCGCCCGGCTGAGAATCGAACAGGTTTTCGAGGAGGCTCACCATGAATGA
- a CDS encoding triphosphoribosyl-dephospho-CoA synthase, producing MDTLTLSNDTRAETVARRLAGHAVNALIGEARLSPKPGLVDARGSGSHDDMDLPMLEASAKSLQTAFLSMALAGWSRRPDTALRRRIGAIGREGEKTMMKTTGGINTHRGAIWALGLLVTAGAMHDGIATADDMTRTAARLACLDDTACPPAFSKGRYVTGRYKVPGAREEAQSGFPHITQLALPRLAESRQQGASEEEARIDALLAIMTSLSDTCVLSRGGPAALDAMHAGAKAVLAAGGMGTVEGKKAFDALEYAMLSARVSPGGAADLLAASLFLDSVAVR from the coding sequence ATGGATACCTTGACCCTGTCAAACGATACCCGTGCCGAAACCGTCGCCCGGCGGCTGGCCGGTCATGCCGTAAATGCCCTGATCGGGGAAGCACGGCTGTCCCCGAAGCCCGGACTGGTCGATGCACGCGGCAGCGGCTCGCACGACGACATGGATCTGCCCATGCTCGAGGCTTCCGCAAAAAGCCTGCAAACGGCATTTCTCTCTATGGCACTGGCCGGATGGTCCCGCCGTCCGGACACGGCCTTGAGACGCCGGATCGGCGCCATCGGCCGGGAAGGGGAGAAAACCATGATGAAAACGACCGGAGGCATCAACACCCATCGGGGAGCTATCTGGGCACTGGGTCTTCTGGTGACGGCCGGTGCCATGCACGATGGAATTGCCACTGCCGACGACATGACCCGGACGGCCGCCCGTCTGGCATGTCTGGACGATACCGCCTGTCCTCCGGCGTTTTCCAAAGGACGCTACGTTACCGGACGGTACAAGGTTCCCGGTGCCCGGGAAGAAGCCCAAAGCGGCTTTCCGCACATCACGCAGCTGGCCTTGCCCCGGCTTGCCGAAAGCCGGCAGCAGGGTGCCAGCGAAGAAGAGGCACGTATCGATGCACTGCTGGCGATCATGACCTCGCTGTCCGACACCTGCGTGCTTTCACGGGGTGGCCCCGCTGCGCTGGATGCCATGCATGCCGGAGCGAAAGCCGTGCTGGCGGCCGGCGGCATGGGCACGGTGGAAGGGAAAAAAGCCTTCGATGCGCTGGAATACGCCATGTTGTCGGCCCGCGTTTCCCCGGGGGGAGCGGCGGATCTGCTGGCGGCATCACTGTTTCTGGACAGCGTGGCTGTCCGATAA